CGACCGCCACCGATCCCTGAATGATCAGCCAGAAGCCATCGGCGCGCTCGCCGCGTTGCTGGATGATCTGCCCGGCGGAGTAGGAGCGCGGCGACGCTTCGGCTTCGAGTGCGCGCTGCAAATCGCCTGGCAGCGCCGAGAACAGCATCGGCGCCGTAAGCGACCGCGCATCCAAATGTAAGATATCTGACATTCTTGACCGGAATTATCGCATATCTCGATTCGGGTCAAAGGAGAGACCGATGCCCAGCTATTCGATCGCAATCCTCGCCATCTATGCCGGTTTCGGCCTGCTCGAACTGTGGCGCTCCAACCTGCTGGCCAAGCCCGAACAGACCCGCGACGACGGAATCGTCGAAGCGGTCAGCATGGCGATGCTGCTGGTGGTGACGCAGCCGATGATCCTGTTCGGATCGGCGACGCTGATGGGCTTCGTCGCACCGCAATGGGCGGGGGCACTGGCCGACATCAACGTGTTTGCCGCGATTGCGCTGTTCCTCGTGCTCGACGACATGACCCAATATTGGTGGCACCGCGCGAGCCACAGCTTCGCGTGGCTCTACAACCTGCACCGCGCGCACCACAACGCGCGCTACATGTCGATGCGGCTCGTCTACCGCAACAACCTGTTCTACTACGCAATGATGCCGGGCCTGTGGCTGTCGGGCGTGCTGATCTACCTCGGGCTCGGCTGGGTCTATGCCGGGTACCTGATCGTCAAGATGACGGTGATCATCGGGGCGCACAGCGACGTCGCCTGGGACAAGCCGCTTTATCGCATCAAATGGCTCTCACCGGTGATGTGGCTGGTCGAGCGCACGATCTCGACGCCCGCCACGCACCACGCGCATCACGGCCGCCACGCCGACGATCCGGCGGTTCATTACAAGGGCAATTACGGGAACCTGCTGTTCTTCTGGGACGTGCTGTTCGGCACCGCGAAGATCACGCGGACTTATCCGCACAGCTACGGGGTAGAGAACCTGCCCGAAGCGACGCTGGGCCAGCAGCTGATGTGGCCGGTGTTTGCGGAAACCAAAAACAACGAGGTTGGGGAGAGGGTAGCCGAACCGGCTGCCTGAAAGGGATGGCGATCGGGACTGGAGAGGGTCCCGGTCGCCAGACCTTTTCTCAGATGATCCCCACGGTCTTCCCGGCGCGCTCGAACATCGCGAGGATCGTTTGCACTTCCTCGGCGGTATGTTCGGCGCACAGCGAGCA
The Erythrobacter sp. JK5 DNA segment above includes these coding regions:
- a CDS encoding sterol desaturase family protein is translated as MPSYSIAILAIYAGFGLLELWRSNLLAKPEQTRDDGIVEAVSMAMLLVVTQPMILFGSATLMGFVAPQWAGALADINVFAAIALFLVLDDMTQYWWHRASHSFAWLYNLHRAHHNARYMSMRLVYRNNLFYYAMMPGLWLSGVLIYLGLGWVYAGYLIVKMTVIIGAHSDVAWDKPLYRIKWLSPVMWLVERTISTPATHHAHHGRHADDPAVHYKGNYGNLLFFWDVLFGTAKITRTYPHSYGVENLPEATLGQQLMWPVFAETKNNEVGERVAEPAA